The region CCGGAAGCGATCCGGCGCCACGCGGTCACGTTCGATCGCGCGGTCTACCGCGCCTCGATGGAAGCCCTTCTCGCGGAAGCCCTGGAGACGTTCCGGAACCGGGACGGCGATCCGCAGGCCCTGGATCGGATCGCAAGGGGTTTGAATCCCTCAGTCGCTTATGCTAGAATAGGTTAACTCGAAGGCCCGACGTCGGGGCAGCTCGCTCTCAAGGGTTTTCTGTCGATGACTCCAGCCCGCGCCGTGGCCCGGATTCCGTGCGCCGCGCGCTTCCTCGTTGCCGCGACGGCCGCGATCCTGCTAGCCGGACTCATCCTTCCGACGCGGGCGCTCCGATCGTCCACACCCGCGGTCGGGGACTACGTCAATTTCGAGGGCCTCCAGGTCCGCCCGCTCGCGATGACGCCGGACGGCTCGAAGCTCCTCGCCGTGAATACGCCCGACTCTCGCCTGGAGATCTTCGCGCCGGGCGGGGGCTCGCTCACATCCCTCGGCGAGATCCCCGTGGGCCTCGAGCCGGTCGCCGTGGCCGCGCTCCACGACACGATCGCGTGGGTCGTGAACCATGTCTCCGACGACGTGAGCATCGTGAACCTGAACACGCGGAGCGTCCTCGCCACCCTGCGCGTGGGGGACGAGCCGACGGATGTCCTCTTCGCGGGAACTCCGCGGCGCGCATTCGTCTGTGTGAGCGGAGAGGACGCGGTGAAGATCTACGGTCTCGCGAATCCGTCCGCCCCGACGCTCGACCTCGTGCGCCCGATCTTCGGGCGGCACCCGCGCGCCCTGGCCGCGGGAGGGGGGGAGGTCTACGTGGGCGTGCTCGACGCGGGTAATCGCACGACCTGCCTGCCGGCGGACGTCGTCCAGAGCGGAGGAGGGCCACCGCCGCCGAGCCCGCCCCGGTCCCTTCAGAGTCCCGCCCCCGCGGTCGGGCTCATCGTGCAGAAGGTCGGCGCGAGCTGGGTGGACGAGCGCCCGGCCTCCTCGAAGACGTGGAATTCGGTGATCCCGTTCGACCTTCCGGACCAGGACGTGCACGTGCTGGACGCGGGAACGGGCGCGCTCCTCCGCACCGTGTCCGACGTGGGGACGAATCTCTTCAACCTCGCGGTCGGACCGTCCGGGAGCGTCTACGTCACCCACACCGAGGCCTTCAACCGGACGCGCTTCGAGCCGAACCTGCGCGGCCGCTTTCTCCACAACCGCATCGCGCGGATCGCTCCGGGCGGAGTCTCGCCGGACGCGCTCTGGCACCTGAACAGCCACATCGTGTACGACACGATCCCGGGGCCGCCGGAGGAGAAGGCGCTCAGCCTCTCCCAGCCCATGGATCTCGTGGTGAACGCGGCGGAAACGCGGATCTACGTCGCCGCGCTTGGATCGGATCGCGTCGGCGTGGTGAACGCGGCGAGCGGCGCCGTGCTGAACCGGATCCCGTCCTCACCGGCGCCGTCTCCGGCCCGCAGCGGCCCCACGGGGCTCTTCCTCGACGAGGCTCGCGGGCAGCTCTACGTCATGAATCGATTCTCGAGCTCGATCGGGATCGTGAACGTGGCGTCGGAGACATGCGTGGCGGAGATCCCGATGCGATTCGACCCGAGCCCGCCCGAGATCCTCGAGGGGCGGCGCTTTCTGTACGACGGGTCGCTCTCGGATCACGGGGACCTGGCGTGCGCGTCGTGCCACATCGGTGGGAATCTGGACAACATCGGGTGGGATCTGGGGAACCCGCGCGGCTCCCTGGAACCCGTCCCACCGGGCCAGCCTCTGCCCATCCCGCCGTTCGATCCGATGAAGGGCCCGATGACGACGCAATCGCTTCGCGGTCTCCGCGACACGTCCCCGTTCCACTGGCGCGGGGATCGCCTCGACTTCACGCGCTTCAACCCGGCGTTCGTGGGCCTGATGGGAAATCCCGACACCCTGTCGTCCGCCGACATGCAGCGATTCTCGGACTTCGTGATGACGATGGTGTACCCGCCGAATCCGAACCAGAACCTGGACCGGACCTGGCCCGACCCTCCGGCTCCGGCGCCGAGCCCCACGCGGGGGAAGGTCGAGTTCGACACCGTGCCGCACGACGCCGGCGTCTGCACCAATTGCCACTCGTTCCCGACGGGGACGAATCGCACCATCATTCCGGCGCAGGCCCTCCAGGAAAGCCAGGCGTTCAAAGTGCCGCATGTGCGGAACATGTACCAGAAGACGGGATTCCGTCGCGCTCCCGGGCCGCAGAAGCGGGGATTCGGGTTCCTTCACGACGGTTCGATCGACGATCTGTTCGCGTTCCTGAACCTTCCGGTTTTCCAGTTCGCGAACGACCAGCAGCGGCGCGATCTCGAGGCGTTCCTGCTCTCGTTCGACACGGGGCTCGGGCCCGCTGTGGGGAGGCAGCTCACCGTGAACGCGACCACGAAGGGCCTCGCGGCGAACGCGGCGGCGCTCGATTCGCTCTGCCTCCAGGCGGATCTCACCGACTGCGACCTGGTCGCGCGGGCGTACGTCGACGGGTCGCGGCGTTCGTACGCCTACACCGGTGGAGGGCTCTTCCAGAGCGACTACGATCCCGAGGGCTCCCTCCAGTCCGCCGCGCTTCGCTCGCTGCCGGACGCGCCCGGTGAGACCGTCACGTTCCTGGGAGTCCCGCGTGGCTCGGGGATCCGGATGGGGATCGACCGAGACCGGGACGGATACAAGGACCGGTGGGAGCTGGCGCTGGGGTCGGACCCGGCCGATCCCGCGTCGATCCCGGCGATCACGGCGGTCGCCGCCCCGGCATCCACCCCTGCGGCCCGCCTCCTCCAGAATGCACCCAATCCGTTCAACCCGGCCACCGCGATCGGGTACGAAGTCGAGCGGGCCGGGCCGGTGAAGCTCCATGTCTTCGACGTCTCGGGAAGGATGGTGCGGACGCTCGTGGACCGCCACGTGCCCGCGGGTTCGCACGTGGTCCGATGGGACGGCCGTGACGACCGGGGCCGCTCTCTGGGGAGCGGACGGTATTTCTACCGGCTGCGGACGGGGGAGAAGATCCTGACGAGGGAGATGACCCTGGTGCGGTGAGGAACGGC is a window of Candidatus Eisenbacteria bacterium DNA encoding:
- a CDS encoding FlgD immunoglobulin-like domain containing protein, translated to MTPARAVARIPCAARFLVAATAAILLAGLILPTRALRSSTPAVGDYVNFEGLQVRPLAMTPDGSKLLAVNTPDSRLEIFAPGGGSLTSLGEIPVGLEPVAVAALHDTIAWVVNHVSDDVSIVNLNTRSVLATLRVGDEPTDVLFAGTPRRAFVCVSGEDAVKIYGLANPSAPTLDLVRPIFGRHPRALAAGGGEVYVGVLDAGNRTTCLPADVVQSGGGPPPPSPPRSLQSPAPAVGLIVQKVGASWVDERPASSKTWNSVIPFDLPDQDVHVLDAGTGALLRTVSDVGTNLFNLAVGPSGSVYVTHTEAFNRTRFEPNLRGRFLHNRIARIAPGGVSPDALWHLNSHIVYDTIPGPPEEKALSLSQPMDLVVNAAETRIYVAALGSDRVGVVNAASGAVLNRIPSSPAPSPARSGPTGLFLDEARGQLYVMNRFSSSIGIVNVASETCVAEIPMRFDPSPPEILEGRRFLYDGSLSDHGDLACASCHIGGNLDNIGWDLGNPRGSLEPVPPGQPLPIPPFDPMKGPMTTQSLRGLRDTSPFHWRGDRLDFTRFNPAFVGLMGNPDTLSSADMQRFSDFVMTMVYPPNPNQNLDRTWPDPPAPAPSPTRGKVEFDTVPHDAGVCTNCHSFPTGTNRTIIPAQALQESQAFKVPHVRNMYQKTGFRRAPGPQKRGFGFLHDGSIDDLFAFLNLPVFQFANDQQRRDLEAFLLSFDTGLGPAVGRQLTVNATTKGLAANAAALDSLCLQADLTDCDLVARAYVDGSRRSYAYTGGGLFQSDYDPEGSLQSAALRSLPDAPGETVTFLGVPRGSGIRMGIDRDRDGYKDRWELALGSDPADPASIPAITAVAAPASTPAARLLQNAPNPFNPATAIGYEVERAGPVKLHVFDVSGRMVRTLVDRHVPAGSHVVRWDGRDDRGRSLGSGRYFYRLRTGEKILTREMTLVR